One region of Cydia fagiglandana chromosome 17, ilCydFagi1.1, whole genome shotgun sequence genomic DNA includes:
- the LOC134672699 gene encoding uncharacterized protein LOC134672699, producing MTTLYSVLIFACTLPAVFSVRCYQCASSQNLLEDTCGAYKTFDKESHIAVDCYSEETNIQGAFCMKLTQQGPKGFIWDGRWRQVIRRCASIADTGVTTVCNWGVYENGVYWEECYCASDECNGSSFITSSVALTLSTIVLAYLHKLVL from the exons atgacAACTTTATACAGTGTATTGATTTTCGCTTGTACTCTGCCAGCAG TTTTCAGCGTACGTTGTTATCAATGTGCATCGTCCCAAAACTTGCTAGAAGATACTTGCGGCGCTTACAAGACATTCGACAAAGAGAGTCACATAGCAGTTGACTGCTACAGCGAAGAAACCAATATACAGGGAGCATTTTGCATGAAACTCACTCAACAGGGACCTAAAGGGtttattt GGGATGGTAGATGGCGACAAGTGATTCGCCGCTGTGCCTCAATAGCAGATACTGGAGTGACCACAGTGTGCAACTGGGGGGTGTATGAAAATGGCGTATATTGGGAGGAGTGTTACTGTGCTTCGGATGAGTGCAATGGTTCATCATTCATTACCTCTTCCGTTGCACTGACTTTGAGTACCATAGTTTTAGCTTACCTGCACAAACTTGTTTTGTGA
- the LOC134672398 gene encoding uncharacterized protein LOC134672398: protein MTEFFKIMVCLSIIFALVPYVSAIKCWNCRSNNDPKCADPFDNSTVPITDCVQEKGLPHLPGVRPTMCRKIRQKVNGEWRYFRDCAYLGEVGIQGDERFCLMRTGTYNIFLEYCTCNSKDGCNASYMITPTPLMLLVLVGISCLLKLFS from the exons ATGACTGAGTTTTTTAAGATAATGGTCTGTCTGAGTATTATCTTCGCCTTGGTGCCATACG TGTCTGCAATAAAATGTTGGAATTGTCGATCAAACAATGATCCCAAGTGCGCTGACCCTTTCGACAACAGTACCGTACCCATAACGGATTGCGTGCAAGAAAAAGGACTGCCTCATTTGCCGGGTGTGAGGCCAACAATGTGCCGGAAAATTAGACAAAAAG TAAACGGGGAATGGCGTTACTTCAGAGACTGCGCATATCTCGGTGAAGTTGGCATCCAAGGGGACGAGAGATTCTGCTTGATGAGAACTGGGACCTACAACATATTCTTAGAGTACTGCACATGTAACAGTAAGGATGGTTGTAACGCATCGTACATGATCACTCCGACTCCTCTGATGCTGCTGGTGCTGGTCGGCATCAGCTGCTTATTGAAGCTATTTTCTTAG